From the Anopheles stephensi strain Indian chromosome X, UCI_ANSTEP_V1.0, whole genome shotgun sequence genome, the window TCTAGTAAGCCATGATATGGCAAGCATAAGCCCAAGAATCAATCATCTGATGGTGATGTCTAAAGACCCACAATGACTCTCTCTTCACCAAAATATTCAACCAACCATGACGGATTTTCGCTTACTAGATACTCATAACACCCTAACTAATGGCAGATTGGTACGCGATTATGTGTCTTTAcagtttttatttcttacaCTGCTTTATTACCTGCCACTTCTGAGCAATAACCGGTAAAGCAATTAAATAGTTAATTAATTACTGCACATCACACAAATACCCGTCCATGCTCGGACACACATCGCACCAACATCCCATAGGCACGCACAGGAACGAATTCTTATCAGCGGAGCCAGAGCATGTGTTTTCCCTATCACATGCGGCTGTTCGTTTCCTTCTCTGTTTCGTTCTTTCCAGTCTGATGGATCAGAACGAGCAGCCGAAGAATGTCGCGCCACAGAACACCACAGAAGCGCAGTACATGTTCTCACcgctctttttttgtgttcacTTCAATCAATCACCAAtaggcagaagaaaaaaggcgaTACTAACAGCCCCTTTCCAAATCCTGGAACTCCTGTTGGATCTTTTACCTTCTTTCTCCAACATCCTGTGCCGGTGTTCCGATTTCGATTCGCTCGAACTGCTGATCATTTCCCGTGCATATTTGGTGCTTCCATACTCTGGCTTTATTCACTAGACCTAGAACATTTGCAAAGCACGGTAAGAATCTTGGAATACTCatcatccggttttttttttgttgctctccaACTTTACCGACCGTGCACCAGACCGAACAAAGGCGCGATTCCCGCGGCTGTGCCCCGGCAACTCTGGTGCAATGATGATGCTCCGACGAGCAAGAGTCGCTAGTCGTCGCTCGAAGCCCTTTATCTAGAGCTTCGTTCGTGCCGTCTGCATGCGCCAACGATAGGGACGTCGCACATTCTTGCCACGGACTGACACGAACTCTGGTGCATCGAGAAACCATagtactgttgctgcttcgtCCCATTCGTCGGATGATGAGCGTTCGCAGAGATAGAGTCATCAGGGGGTTTAATGGCTTGTCGCAGTTTCTTTTGTTCCGCTCCCATTTTGAACGGCGGTTTTCGTGTTAATTCAGACCGTAAAAGTCTTTCCAAAAATCTCCCTTTAACTATTGCTTTTGAACGTCAGCGAATGGGAGGAACTGCGATAGAAGCCACTCTTGAGAACCTATCAGTTGCTGAACGTCGCGTAGTCATTCCGATGCCGAGCATCATACACTCAGCTTGTTCAGCTTGCTTTCGCATCAACACGATCTCCTGGCGCCGTGTTGGTGCGTCTGTGTGCGTCCGttcacccgaaaaaaaaatcaacacacatCCAGCAGTGCGTTCGGCCATACGACACTGCCGCTCACGGGCACATACACGCACCCGAGGCGAACAGTATGGCCAGGGCCTTCCACCGGTGAACAAGTTTATCCGATCCGAGCGAACGAGCGCGCGCACACGCTCGTTTTGTACGCCACACGATCACCTCTCGGCGCGACTCTCTGTGAGGAGGAGGCTAGGGTTAAGGTTGTGACTGTGTTTACGAGCTGGCAGAAGATAGAGCTGGCAAAGGCCACCGGCCATTAATTTCAAACGCAGGTGCAAGAGTTTCGACGAGGGTGCTGATGATTGTGTCATTTAATATGTACGTGCGCACATATGTGTGAGGTTTGTATGTGACAATTCAaacacccccctcccccccgatATCTTCCCCATATGTACATTGCCAAacgagagtgtgtgtggtagtgGAGCGGATTCTGCAATATGCTGGCCGAAACCTGTCAGTGGCGTAATGCTTCGATTCGAAACAGCAGAGCCTTGAAGCTCCTCTGCCAGATTCTGTCAGCTTCAGATTCGAACTTCCCCTTTAGTGCGTCAAAGATCGCCCGAATAGAATCTGTGAATCGCAGCTTACTTCATCCGGAGCGAGGAAGAACACGGAAGTCATTCGTGCGCTTTGCCGGAGGTGTTCATTCCGTTCCGTGCAGCCAACCACCGTGTCAACACCCAACGATTCAACGATGCACAAGATTGTACGGCCAGGCCCAACAACGTGCCCCACATCATCCACCGAGTGATCAGTAACCGAAGAGGTTTCTTTTACGCCTTAGTTCTCTAACGCTCGCGGAACGCTTTCAGCTTCTTCTGCCCTCCTTGCCGCGGTACGAGATGCATACCGACTAGAACACTCGCCAATAATCGAGAGTGCGAGCGGGGGGATGTCTGGAATGGATTTGTTGAAAGCAATGAAATGAAGGAAGAAATAACTCTCCCTAGACTCCCTAGTCCACCCCGTAGCGGTGGGTTCGCTTGTGTGGTGCGATGtatggagggggggggggggggttgtatGGCTGGTTGCAGTTATTTTTAAACGACAACAACTTCCTAAATCGGAAACCAGCAGTTTTGTCCATGTTTGGGATAGTGTATGCTCGCTGCTGAATGAAGACTACGGCGCAGCATGTCACGCTCAAGGCCTGTCCAAAatcaccattttttgtttgttgtaagATATATTTAACTGACGACTGTTGTGTATGATCACTATAGCACGTGGATCGGATGGAAAGTGTAGAGTGCATTATCTTGGAAGTGCCATAGAAACAGAGCGTACAGAACTCTTGAGCGAAAGTAGctaataatcaaaatctcgcaAGAAGCAAACAGCATCCCTCGTCAATGTAGTGATTAATATAAAGAAatgtagaaagaaaaaaaaacgagtaaCAGCTTCCCCGTTAAACAAATTCCATGCCAAGGCTGTCTTGGTTGCTCTACTACCTGACCTGGAACTGACTTGAAAGTGTGAAATAACATCGGCTAGCGTGTGCGGGAGCGATGGGAGGATAGCACGTGCTAACTCTCCCTTTCTGACTCGCTCCAACCGACGGAGTAACCCTTCCGTCATCGCGTTACTCACTAATTGCCCTTCGGTCAAAATGAACTCCACCGAGGTAACCTCCTCGATCAATTGAGTGACTCAGGCCAAGCCAAAGAATGGACGGAGAAACGGGTGGAATGCTCTAGCCGCGCAACAGCAGCTAAAATTTTCGATCGCCTCTGTTGCGTTACGTTGGAAGAATACTGATCGTATGCATATTCCCGCCGTCTCTATTTCaaacaccagccagccagccatacATGTAATCAAAAACTGTTTGTTGGAAGATGATGCAGATCTGGAACGTTTGGATGCGGCCGGTAGAGGCACGGAATGTGTGCATCCGTAGCGTATTTATGGAGCACCAAGTACCGAGTGGCATGCGTAATATATTCAAGAATCTTTACGGTGGCGTGGTGCGTCAGCTATATACACACAAAGTCAATTAATAACGGCCTACATGCGCTCCATTAGCGAATATGTCTAATTCGCTAATAGGAGTATGAGAAATTGAGAATATTCATGGGGACTCTAGGTTCCATAATGTCTTAATTTTTTCACACGTTAAACGCTATGTCAGCCTGAATCTGTCGTTCCGTCTTAAacgaaaatttaataaaatgatACACAACACCCTGCCCCCTACTAATTGCCTCACGCCTTTCACTCTCTTCGTCCATCTCTCCAACAGGATACGATAGTGGCGCCGGTTACTGCACATCCGCAGCTAGTAGCAGTAACGTTGGCCTCACGTCCACGCCCGTCGCGAGTGGACGTAACGCGAACGGGAGCAGTAGCAACGGTGGTGCTACCGGATCAGCCACCAGCACTCCAACGACCGGTGGTTGCAGCGATCCGAACAGCAGCGGTAGCAGTGGAACGAACACCACGATTACGCCCGGCGGACCGGGCTCGTCCGGGCACAAGGGTAGCATCCGAGGCAACAAGCTGGCTCGTCGGGCGCGCTCCTTTAAGGACGATTTCTTGGAGAAAATATCGCAGATCCGCACACCGACCAACACAATGACGAGGTGAGTGCTAGTAAGCAGACTTGCGTGAGATATTATTAGGACCACTGTGAACTCTGCATCAGGAATCCTGTCTAAATCGTCTCCCCGCGTGCAGGATTGACTACCcaactatgggtaaaatttgTCAAGGAAGCTAGTATtgacaggccaagacctcttaGTGGTTTTAGAGTCATcgaggaagaggaaaaagacATCAGAAAAGATAGGAGTCAACCGTCAAAAGCTGTGACACGTAGGAAGTGCTCTCGCCATTCTTCTTATTTATCTTATCAAACACAGCAGATATcgggaaaaagaaaccaagcttacatttaaattttcaaaacccAAACATAACCGTTAGGGTACATTTGACGTCTTCAAGATATCGTACCTCTTGTCCCTCCAGTGACTTATCATGCGGACCATAAATCAGTGACGCGATTTGCTTATCGCCCTTTCCCAACGGATTGTGCATCGTATTTTGCCGCAAATATTAGTTTTTCTCTCTAGAAAGAAGCATTAGGCAGCGGCAACGGCTCGCGGCTAAGCTTGCTGTTTGGCTATGCAACATCAGCCGTCGGGAAGGTCACGCCGCTTGCAAGATGGCCGGGGCTGTTGTACCACGCTGGCACGCAACAATATTTCACTTCCGCTGTCTCGGGCACTGCAGCACGCAGCATTTTGGCGAGCCCGGGTCGCCTGAACTGCTGGACCACACTTATCGCTGGCGAAATTGTTTACTTATCTACGATAAGCGAGCGAGATAGGACGGGTAGAGACACAAGCACCGTGCAGGTGCGAGGCGTGTCCGTCAAGAATGTGTCGTGCATGTTTTCGTCGTCGTCAACAACGGTGCACAACACGTACATGGGAGACGTCTCCGTAAAACCCGCAAACGCCAGAGACAGGTTCATTAGTGTCGCATTAGTGCTTTGACCGTGACCAAGCTTTTGGGGAGGTTCTGGCTGCAGTGACAAAACGGggccggttttttgttgttgttgtgtccaCATCCTGCTCAGTTTCTTTGCATGCGCTAACGCAACAAGCTAGAAACCGCGCGATTCCTAACTTTGTAATATGTTGTTCTCGATGACGGCACGGAAATCGGGCAAATTTCGTAGATCTCACTCACCAAATAGTCCGCGGGGCGGAAATGGCGCTGGCAGCGGTAACGCTGGAAGTTACGGTAGCCGCAAAAGTACCACCGACGAACCATCGAAGCCGATACAGGATCTCAACTATCATGTGCGACAGGTGAAGAATGCACTGACACACTTCAAGGACGTGATACTGAAGAACAAGCTGGAGATGCTGCCGGGCAATGGTACGGTGGTGCTGGAATCGATTGCCAACGTGCACACGGGTAAGTAAGGAGTGTACAGGCAGTGACCAGTTGCAAGTAGCCGATAATTTCAAATCTGTCCCCCATTCGCTACCTTTCACCTGCAGCCCTGCAATCCTACACGTTGAACGAACAGAGTACGGCGTTCATTAACGCCACCAACCACGTGTACGTTTCGCTTGGCAACTTGCTGAAACTGTGCGACGAGGTACTGCTGACGAAGGAGGGCGATGACTGCCCATCGCTCAGCAAGGAGAATGTGAAGGAGGTGGTCGAGCTGGTGGAGAACGCCGTCAACAATCTGGTCAATCTGGCGAACGAGAAGCTTTCCGATCGTAAGGTAACCGCGGCGTCGTCCGCTGGCAACGCAACCGGACCGGGCAAACTATCGAGCAATGCCTCCGGCACGAGCTCCAACACACTGCAGCGACCGACGGTGGATGTGGTGAGCCAACGGACATCGCTGCCAGACATTCCGCTCACACCGCGCGAACGCGACATCCTCGAGCAAACTTCCCTCAAGACGGTGCGTGCCTCGCACAGCACCGAAAGCATCTTGCGTGATTCGagtccaccgccaccacccaaACCACCGCTGCCGGATCGATCGCAGGAACCGCCGCCACCGTTACCACCAAAGAGGAAGAGCCAGCATGCCAAGAATCACTCCTTCCATGACACAACGTCATCCGACTGCAACTCAACCGATTCCACCATCTTTCAGCTGGGAGGCGGTGGAAGTGGAGGAACCAGTGGTGGGAACAGTGGCAGCATGGGGCTGGATCGAATGTCACTTCGGTCCCGTTCGCCGGAAGATAACTGCAGTCTGCTGAGTGCTAGCGCCGGTTCCCTGGATTCAGCACtcaatcactcgcgcgaggaAGACGAACTGAGAGCACTGACGAGCTGCTCGTCCCATGCTAGCGCACCGGCCGCCAGTCTCGGTGGGCTAGTAATGCTGGGCGCCGCTACCAGCATGCAACCCTGGGAAGAATCGGCGGATCTGGCCGGCTTACCCcagaacagcaacagcagcctaAACCGTAACTCGAACGAATCGGGATTCGAGTCCATGTATTCGTTGCGTGTTAGCCGggatcagcaacagcagcagcagatggtaCAGTATCAGAGTACGGCTGCCACCGTTACGacgcaccatcaccatcagaaGAGTGCCAGTACGACGTCCTCGTCCACTTCCTACGTGCACAAGTCCGAATCGATCGTGGACGGCATGACGGCGTTCGTGCTGACCACGGGCAAAGCTGccgtgcaacagcagcagcaacttcaCCTGCAACAGCATCACCAATCACACGTACTTCAGcatcaccagcaacagcagcagcagcagctgcaacatTTTCATCAGAAAATCGACACAATCATAACGCAACCAAGCGACGAAGGTACAACGGTCGGTCCGAAAGGAAGCGAACAGCTCGCCTGTTCCGCCTCCCTCACATCGACCGTAACCacgtcgagcagcagcagcctgtCGAAGCTGCTCGTGAACGCTCCGAGCATAGATGAGCTCGGCAACGATGACGTATTTCCAAGGCCGGCCAGTTCTACGTCCGATAAGCCACCGGCACTGCCGGTCAAGACACGCTCACACAGTATTAAGCGGGAACGGCACCCATCACAGTACGACAACGTCGATGAGGTCGACCTGGAGCGAAGGTACGTTGATGCAATGACCGATTCTGTTCAACCTTGACACACCCTCACTTACCTCTGCTGTTGTTTGCAGCTCGCAAGACTCGTTCGGTCAGTTCCCGGTGCCCAGCTCGGCATCCTATCTGTACAATCGACAGCAGATGTTCCACAATCTGCCGAGTAAGCATATCAGCCTGATCGAACCGCGGCATATGAGCCGATTCCAGGAGGAACCACCACCGCTCCCTATCAAGAAGAAGCATAGTGAGTATTTGATTTTTACGCGTACGCTTTTCGAGAGGGTTTCCACCAACCATACCAAACCTCCAGGAAAACTAACAACCCCTTTCAAAGCTGTTAGTGCTTTTCCTACACtaaaaagaagcaacaaaaaaaaacaagcaaacctTAAGGAATATCTTTCTTCCCAATCGCAATATAAGATAATGTAGCTGTAACGGAGGAGGGCAATCCATCGCGGTGCTTTGCTTTTAGGAAAAATACTCATGAATagcttgatttttttaattcccgggaattaattttcaaataaCCACCACCCATTTCCCTGTACGCCTACCTAAATCAGTTAAAAGCAGAAGATATTCACTCTGATCCCTCGAATATATCTTATCCAGAGCTATCATTTTGTCGATATAAGAGAACAGcttccgtgtgcgtgtgtgtgggcgtttttaaaatattaattccGACTGTATAAGGACGGGACGTGTTGTGTTGAACTCGTATCTCTTAGGCCTTTACTGATCACTTTCTAATTCAATTTTATGTTATGATGCGCGCACTTTAGTGTTTCAAAGTGTTGCATATTCAGGTAAGTTGGTCTTCCATTTCCCCTTAACAagtgtaaaaacaaaaacaacaaatcaacagctgtgactttatttttccGGACCAAATGATGTCTTACTTTCTGGCTTCTTTTATCTTCTCTCAGACCAACattagcaataaaaaaaaatagtaataaaaCACTGTACTAAATCGGATCAGAACGAAGAACACTACTAGGACACACCGTCATGCATACACGTTCTTTCTTTtatacacacccacacacacaccaactacTACAGATGGCAGTGAGAGGTAGTCAGGCAAGCCTGAAGGCAAACTATAGAGGACACTGTCAACCTTTACCAATATTAGTGATGGgaataaaaaccaaaataaCCACTCAGTAGCGTAAAttaaatcagagtgaatgagttataATAGTGAGTTGCATCTTATACTCACTCTTTAAGAGTTTATTCTTGaataatgatttaactctccgtgccgactagccactcactcaATGCGTTTTAATtcactcatgagttaaataactcattggtgatttaactctccgtcccgactaaccactcattcacctcgttttaactcactcacctcggcacggagagttatatcaccaatgagttatttaactcatgagtgagttaaaacgcagtgagtaGGTGGCTAGttggcacggagagttaaatcaaggtgagttgaaataactcttcgtgatgatttaaatcatctaactcattgctaagatttaagtcattcactcattctgatGCAGTTCGCACATCACTATTACCAATCAAGCTCAAGTGGtgtcacaaacacacacacgaacaatcCTACAGCTACTAAACAATATGATCACAAACACCCTTGTAACCTGTATGCGCCACACAGAAAAGTCGCACATATCAACCAAAAGGCAATATACACATTAGTCCTTAAATAGTTCTATGTTTGCTACTACTATGTTGTCTATCTGTTGTTGTTCGGAAGGAATTATATAtctgttttccattccattccattgccTGCCGCTCTCCTACTATCCGCTTCAATTATTTGCTCTCCTTCCCAATCACTCTCGGTTATCCTCTTTCGCTTACTACCTGTAGAGGgcgccattttctttttcttgtgtttatttttttgtatttcattACGCTACATGTTAGCATCTGTATGAGTTAGGCGTATCTCGTGTGACCTCACTTGGTCGGAACGCTGAACGGGGTGGATCTGTTGAACTAATGCCTTTAAACAATGGCTTTGCATCTTGCAGTAATGGCGTACATGGAGATCTTCGGTAGTGCGACGCAGAACCAATCAGAGTTTATGCGCCACTCGGTACACACGTACAACTTGGCCCACTCTGAGCAGGTATCCACCAGCAGTACTACGAGTATCTCACACAGTCAAACAATGAGGTAGGTTTACCTGCGATTTGAAGTCTTGTGTCGTGAGCAGTTAATTTGATGTTGACGTCCATTTTGTACCACCATTCCAGTCTCTCGCCGTCGCGCATTGCTCCTGGTACGGTATCACCGCCGAACTCACCAAACATTAGCGTAAAGCCACCCGCTTTGCCACCGAAGCGGCAGCGCATCAACAGCAAAACACCTAGCATCGCATCAACACCTCCTGCCAGTCCGAAAATTTTCCATGATCAGCACCATCAAATGCAGCACCactatcagcagcaacagcctgCTCCTACCGAAATCAACACATCACCATCAACGTCCTCGCTCGTCTCGCAGGGGCACAAACCAACGCCCGCCAGCAATCAATGCTTGCTGGACGTTAAGCCATCGAAGGTATCGCAAGCTGCACCGGATGCAGACGCATCCGCTACAACATCTGCGTctgctaccactactactactgctatttcctctactactactactaccactaccactaccactacaCCTATCGCTTCGGCTGGTGACGGTGTCCTTACGACCGTTGCTGCTGCGGCAGAGAAAAATGCTTACAGCAGTAGCTCCCCTAACAGAAGACTTACCGCCGGACCACATCCGAACGCGCCGGACGATGATTATCTGCATCTGTGCGACACCACCACGGCGGACATTCCGGCTGCCGGTGTGGGTGGCCAGTTTGCCTCCGCCGCTTCCAGCAAGAATCTCGCCACCGGCGTCACTAGCCGCAGCGGTGGCACCAACACACTAGTCAGTGTCGGCACCGCCGGTCACGGAAATAATAGTAGCGGTAGTAGCAATAACAACGTTGAATCTAGTAGTTATTTAAACGATAGCCATAACAAAGGTAgagctagcagcagcagcagtagcagtgcGCTGGCCGCATTACCAGCCCGCGATACCATCTACGAACCGGCGTCCGCTGCGCTACCGGCCGACGACAACGCCAAGGACGGGGACGAGGTTGAGGTCATACTTAGACGGAATAATAATAAGGTGCACTTTACTACCGTTTCCTTTAAATCCACTCCACTAACACTAGCATGAACCTAGGCATGGTCGATTGTCATTAATTGAGGTTAAATCCCAATCCACTGGATTACTACCTAGCAGATCTTTATATGTAATCTTATTACTCACTTTCAAAAGtcatatctctctctctctctcttcttggcttaacgatctCTTAAGGTTAtatatgcctgccatttctggcttactagacctaatgatacctcgtagttggatagtctaGTTCTCAATATGAGGTAAaaggtccggatgggatttgaaccctggggTCCTGCCGGCGCCGTTGTCCGGATCCTTAAGTCATTATATTAGCTTGCTTAGTATATCGTCAATACGGACTCGAGCAGTACGGCTCCACCGTACATATTAGCTGTGCATGAAAATAACCTGGGAACGTGATTTCCATCTCCTGACAGCATCATATGAGTGATTTCTAGCTGTAAGCTATCGCGTATCCAAGCAATGCGTAACGGTTACTCCTGTGCTTTGTCTTGCAGAACGGTATCACTATTCtggaacagcagcaaccgctgAATCTGATGGAGGAGCTAGACGTGAGCAACTATCTGGTGTTTAAAAAGGACAGTGAAGACGGTCCAGACGTCAAGGGTGGCCATCCGGATGCGCTGATCATCCACGCCACCAGAGTGCAGAAAAATTCAGACGGTAAGCATACATTGGTgcacaccaaaaaaacacgcaTCGCTCCTTATGAAAAAAGCCATCGCTAATAACTGGCCCGAGTGGTAGCACACTGCATCGCTACTGTCCGTGGTATACCGCTCAGGGCGTGCTAGGTTGATGCGAAAGCATAGTTCTAGTATGCTTTCGGCGTTCGGCTACACCGCAAGCAATCGTGCCCATGTATAATTCACCTTACGGTCTCGTTCCTCGTTAATGTGGCAAttgtttaaaagttttaatttttccttctccttttaTACATACAAATTTGCACATACACCCTCACTAACCGTGGTTTTGGCCGTGTGCTTGTGTTATCCCACACTACGAACTTTCCATCATTAATATGTGTATTCAAATTacttcacttttttttgtaacaaaatTCTTATCGATACTCACTGACAGCCGATTGTTTAGAGGATGGTAAGCGGTTTCATCTTACAAATGCAACCAATACCGATTTTGCATAACAGTGTGTGATTGAAATGAGTGTGATTAGTGCATGCAAACTTGttggcttttttattttctttaactGACATTCGTATTCACGTGATGCATGGTCCTTCAGTGAAGTCCTGCTTGATGTAAAACTGGTTACCTATTAATCCGCTTGGTGTAACTATTGTAACCTCAATCATAGTTTAGTATAGACATATTTGTTTTACCCCCTCCGTAGTCCtctttgtccttttttttggctccACAACCTCCGCCTACAAGTTCTGGCTTCCTTTGACacgattttacccatagctagATAGTCGATCCTGTGTGTAAGAGATTCGATCTCCTGTCCttccgtgtgaaaaccggcgtaTGTACCACAACTACCTACGGAACGACCCCCTTAGTCCAATATCTCTCTCCTCTTGCCCTAACGACCACTaactcttaggtcatgcttgACATTTCTGGCTGGAACATGAGGCTGGCTACCACGAAGTTTGAAAccacggtccggatgggatttgaactccggatCCTATCGTATGAAGACCGATTGCGTTGTGGCAACTGCTCACTAACATGTAGGAGATGAGGCCACCCGGTAGCTCC encodes:
- the LOC118503527 gene encoding guanine nucleotide-releasing factor 2 isoform X6, which translates into the protein MTRSHSPNSPRGGNGAGSGNAGSYGSRKSTTDEPSKPIQDLNYHVRQVKNALTHFKDVILKNKLEMLPGNGTVVLESIANVHTALQSYTLNEQSTAFINATNHVYVSLGNLLKLCDEVLLTKEGDDCPSLSKENVKEVVELVENAVNNLVNLANEKLSDRKVTAASSAGNATGPGKLSSNASGTSSNTLQRPTVDVVSQRTSLPDIPLTPRERDILEQTSLKTVRASHSTESILRDSSPPPPPKPPLPDRSQEPPPPLPPKRKSQHAKNHSFHDTTSSDCNSTDSTIFQLGGGGSGGTSGGNSGSMGLDRMSLRSRSPEDNCSLLSASAGSLDSALNHSREEDELRALTSCSSHASAPAASLGGLVMLGAATSMQPWEESADLAGLPQNSNSSLNRNSNESGFESMYSLRVSRDQQQQQQMVQYQSTAATVTTHHHHQKSASTTSSSTSYVHKSESIVDGMTAFVLTTGKAAVQQQQQLHLQQHHQSHVLQHHQQQQQQQLQHFHQKIDTIITQPSDEGTTVGPKGSEQLACSASLTSTVTTSSSSSLSKLLVNAPSIDELGNDDVFPRPASSTSDKPPALPVKTRSHSIKRERHPSQYDNVDEVDLERSSQDSFGQFPVPSSASYLYNRQQMFHNLPSKHISLIEPRHMSRFQEEPPPLPIKKKHMFQSVAYSVMAYMEIFGSATQNQSEFMRHSVHTYNLAHSEQVSTSSTTSISHSQTMSLSPSRIAPGTVSPPNSPNISVKPPALPPKRQRINSKTPSIASTPPASPKIFHDQHHQMQHHYQQQQPAPTEINTSPSTSSLVSQGHKPTPASNQCLLDVKPSKVSQAAPDADASATTSASATTTTTAISSTTTTTTTTTTTPIASAGDGVLTTVAAAAEKNAYSSSSPNRRLTAGPHPNAPDDDYLHLCDTTTADIPAAGVGGQFASAASSKNLATGVTSRSGGTNTLVSVGTAGHGNNSSGSSNNNVESSSYLNDSHNKGRASSSSSSSALAALPARDTIYEPASAALPADDNAKDGDEVEVILRRNNNKNGITILEQQQPLNLMEELDVSNYLVFKKDSEDGPDVKGGHPDALIIHATRVQKNSDADCLEDAYGEAFITTFRTFITPLELIQKLSHRYTVYHCQMNDAKQKAAKESFSLLVRVVNDLTTPDLSERLLVILMNFDYQLVSAGHLTMAKLLRVKLIEKALIYKQKASLTVPTLSSRALVAQPPTLLDLKSAEIAEQMTLLDAELFQKIEIPEVLIWAQEQCEERSPNLTRFTEHFNKMSYWARTQILSQNDAKDREKHVIKFIKIMKHLRKINNYNSYLALLSALDSAPIRRLEWHKTITEGLKEYCALIDSSSSFRAYRQALAETNPPCIPYIGLVLQDLTFVHIGNPDLLPDGATNFSKRWQQYHIVVNMKRFKKGSYPFKKNERIIGFFDNFEYYLDEDAMWQISETIKPRGSRKTNVN